From the genome of Halictus rubicundus isolate RS-2024b chromosome 2, iyHalRubi1_principal, whole genome shotgun sequence, one region includes:
- the LOC143362712 gene encoding uncharacterized protein LOC143362712 isoform X1, producing MVDFSRTRERCTWRASPRPGNSRGDLPRRREDAREDEGQRPMAAHLSSKMSVQEEERQGRSARGERERERGAYPTGNEARAAATRRKCRGKRLRRALGSIRDAAKYATPVATRPARTFSNDVPTASANKMAERRGQVGKMEYRGLAGTDL from the exons ATGGTTGATTTCTCGCGAACCCGCGAACGGTGCACGTGGCGAGCCTCTCCGCGGCCTGGCAACAGCCGAGGCGACCTTCCCCGACGACGCGAGGATGCGCGCGAGGATGAGGGACAACGGCCCATGGCCGCGCATTTGTCGAGCAAAATGTCCGTCCAGGAAGAGGAGAGGCAGGGGCGGAGtgcgaggggagagagagagagagagagaggcgcgtACCCAACCGGAAACGAAGCCCGAGCCGCAGCCACGAGAAGAAAGTGTCGGGGAAAAAGGCTGCGACGGGCCCTCGGATCGATTCGCGACGCAGCCAAGTACGCAACACCTGTCGCGACACGGCCAG CTAGAACTTTTTCGAACGACGTTCCAACGGCTTCCGCGAACAAGATGGCCGAACGTCGTGGACAAGTAGGAAAGATGGAATATCGGGGACTCGCAGGGACGGATCTTTGA
- the LOC143362712 gene encoding uncharacterized protein LOC143362712 isoform X2 produces the protein MRARMRDNGPWPRICRAKCPSRKRRGRGGVRGEREREREARTQPETKPEPQPREESVGEKGCDGPSDRFATQPSTQHLSRHGQLELFRTTFQRLPRTRWPNVVDK, from the exons ATGCGCGCGAGGATGAGGGACAACGGCCCATGGCCGCGCATTTGTCGAGCAAAATGTCCGTCCAGGAAGAGGAGAGGCAGGGGCGGAGtgcgaggggagagagagagagagagagaggcgcgtACCCAACCGGAAACGAAGCCCGAGCCGCAGCCACGAGAAGAAAGTGTCGGGGAAAAAGGCTGCGACGGGCCCTCGGATCGATTCGCGACGCAGCCAAGTACGCAACACCTGTCGCGACACGGCCAG CTAGAACTTTTTCGAACGACGTTCCAACGGCTTCCGCGAACAAGATGGCCGAACGTCGTGGACAAGTAG